One window of the Podospora pseudopauciseta strain CBS 411.78 chromosome 4, whole genome shotgun sequence genome contains the following:
- a CDS encoding hypothetical protein (EggNog:ENOG503NXVM; COG:K; antiSMASH:Cluster_10), giving the protein MQPQPALKSTYKAPPLPPGWTEHKAPTGHTYYYNAETKESTYKRPVTAAALPTAPSANPASSFWQHQAVPQINLSDPNVANAFMSQYGQPQHQPGQQRGGRGPGGRGGSHARPKPQPIDKPRSKVAIPGHEPWILVYTKYGRRFAYNSAKNASYWRIPEKLMPAILELDKARIRQKAEGKALDTLRGSEGPPEKTDGPEEQEKDYDSSEYEEVEVTDDEDGGDGHATKRQRTEDPDQSENNGPVEFTEEDIAAQLAAMGADYGEDYEMGQDYDDYDHGEAAPQLSDDDARELFKDMLSDFNINPYSPWDTLIEQGRIVDDPRYTVLPTTKARKEVWEEWSRLTIQDLKELRQKQEKKDPRMAYFALLQDKATPKLYWAEFKRKYKREDAMKDIKVADKDREKWYREYISRLKLPQSTLKSDLKKLLESVPVSQLNNRSSASSLPPAVLTDLRYWSLDTKSRDEFVEGYIAGLGPPPDSGAEQAAGEDEATKKAKEERRKRERALQDRERAVQEEKHRQEKKLQFERARLREEERELERAMQVGKKGLQSQLTPQEGERFI; this is encoded by the coding sequence ATGCAGCCGCAGCCAGCGCTCAAGTCGACCTACAAggcgcctcctctcccgccaggCTGGACTGAGCACAAAGCCCCAACGGGGCACACGTACTATTACAATGCCGAAACCAAAGAGTCCACCTACAAGCGGCCTGTCACGGCAGCAGCCCTTCCAACCGCGCCGTCCGCTAACCCGGCATCGAGCTTTTGGCAACACCAAGCCGTACCCCAGATAAACCTCTCCGATCCCAATGTCGCCAATGCCTTCATGTCACAGTATGGTCAGCCACAGCACCAGCCAGGGCAACAGCGTGGTGGGCGTGGGCCGGGAGGCCGAGGCGGTTCCCACGCGCGACCAAAACCACAGCCCATCGACAAGCCGCGATCAAAGGTGGCTATTCCCGGCCATGAACCATGGATCCTCGTGTACACCAAATACGGCCGCCGATTTGCCTACAACTCGGCCAAGAATGCCAGTTACTGGCGAATTCCCGAGAAGCTCATGCCCGCCATTCTTGAGCTCGACAAGGCGCGCATTCGCCAAAAGGCAGAGGGCAAAGCTTTGGATACGCTTCGAGGCTCTGAAGGCCCGCCGGAAAAAACAGACGGCCCTGAAGAACAAGAGAAGGACTACGACAGTTCTGAATACGAAGAAGTCGAAGTgaccgacgacgaggatggcggcgatggcCACGCCACGAAGCGCCAACGAACCGAGGATCCCGACCAAAGCGAAAACAACGGGCCGGTCGAGTTTACCGAGGAAGATATCGCTGCGCAGTTGGCCGCCATGGGTGCTGACTATGGAGAAGACTACGAGATGGGCCAAGACTACGACGATTATGACCATGGCGAGGCGGCCCCCCAGCTatccgacgacgacgcccGCGAGCTTTTCAAAGACATGCTGTCCGACTTCAACATAAATCCCTACAGCCCTTGGGATACCTTGATAGAGCAGGGCAGGATCGTAGACGACCCCCGGTACACAGTCTTGCCCACCACAAAAGCCCGCAAGGAGGTCTGGGAGGAGTGGTCCAGACTCACGATTCAGGATCTCAAGGAGCTGCGACAAAAGCAAGAGAAAAAGGACCCCCGTATGGCCTACTTCGCCCTGCTGCAGGACAAGGCCACGCCAAAGCTCTACTGGGCCGAGTTCAAACGAAAATATAAGCGGGAGGACGCCATGAAGGATATCAAAGTGGCTGACAAGGATAGGGAAAAGTGGTACCGGGAATACATCTCGCGGCTCAAACTTCCTCAGTCCACGCTGAAATCCGACCTCAAGAAACTGCTCGAATCGGTTCCCGTGTCGCAGCTCAACAACCGgtcttccgcctcctccttacCACCCGCCGTCTTGACGGATCTTCGGTACTGGTCCCTCGATACAAAGTCCAGAGATGAATTCGTGGAGGGTTACATTGCTGGGCTGGGGCCTCCCCCTGACTCTGGTGCAGAGCAAGCggcgggagaggatgaggcgACGAAAAAGGCCAAGGAAGAAAGACGCAAACGGGAAAGGGCGCTTCAGGACAGGGAGCGGGCGGTGCAGGAAGAAAAGCACAGGCAGGAAAAGAAGCTCCAGTTTGAGCGTGCCAGGCTGAGGGAAGAAGAACGGGAGCTTGAAAGGGCCATGCAGGTGGGCAAAAAGGGGCTACAGAGCCAGCTTACGCCACAAGAGGGGGAGCGGTTCATTTGA
- a CDS encoding hypothetical protein (COG:S; antiSMASH:Cluster_10; BUSCO:EOG09263H0Y; EggNog:ENOG503NTVI), with product MATIVGEGPDENSFTPSTANGPSAVELAHHKLAQSISHLPSPILTPSDPRPDPTTEEQLVYERVTTSPTRGVPTPEPSEESQNDVEPSAELSSSEGNSHDAKPEILNQTTVAVPKTRSRSNTKTSNPGGGVRRLSASKMQELTAAPESLPVAAVPERRLADQPLSAGIAETISRTAVADRHEFPRVDGLDTRQDAGNARPTFQARPNLGGRTLSTPPMSRRKSTSQPPAQSPSSNRRNSFQPPPRPAPLDLEGKGNHASETSKQPAPRRGEAAEDIPPSPVPPSVPLPPMSVPTLLQLELAGQRPSPLYIHHSYTTDIPYESSAVKFERLKNVMMLPWFLERTIIFGALACLDAWLWTFTILPMRFCLSLSILVQWWCHVLQKEARWLVGFVWYGLGRMWERGRRGRSTSKTNHHDLGQMDESRSRSRARDVGDGVGGQSSGVSAAAGEPTSRRRETSRTHSGGSVPLSKRPSNRPPRTFRHRRTKSSPSNLTSYNKADLLQGAIIICSSVALMNLDASRMYHFIRAQSAIKLYAIYNLLEVGDRLMSALGQDVLECLFSAETLSRNSSGRSKVMLPLGMFLGALVYNILHSVILFYQVIALNVAVNSYSNALMTLLLSNQFVEIKSSVFKRFEKENTFQLACADIVERFQLWIMLVIIAMRNIVEVGGFWVPGAGGDDGGPISFPLHTSSVLPASFTIMPSWLWSGEVLSPFFVVIGSEMVVDWVKHAFVNKFNNIKPTFYSRILDILCKDYYTNAFVTPSLTRRLGLPVMPLSCLFIRAFVQIYNMFLATHLPTPLPPSTQTALSVDSAAPSPAMVAALDRLDNLIRNALGRAVYGSPYPDLVSSPDNATSEQVAAAAQAGMGTKLWMRWQFTSDDIIAGLTMVVVFLLVFLLLLIIKMLLGMVLLWYSRDRYAKMKMKEHAIAIGKQERESFDAKGRRVGGYGNVEVGDDRRRWIFADDPEGLRKVQERDKRNRDKEEREKEKDFSGVVRYEMVARRIW from the exons ATGGCGACCATAGTCGGCGAGGGGCCTGACGAGAACTCCTTCACCCCTTCTACGGCCAACGGCCCCAGCGCTGTCGAGCTTGCCCACCACAAGCTGGCTCAATCTATCAGCCATCTCCCATCACCAATACTGACACCGAGCGATCCACGTCCAGACCCGACAACCGAAGAACAACTTGTTTACGAGCGCGTAACTACAAGCCCAACGAGAGGTGTCCCGACACCAGAACCCTCGGAGGAAAGCCAAAACGATGTCGAGCCCTCAGCGGAGCTATCCTCCTCTGAAGGGAACAGCCACGATGCAAAGCCCGAAATTCTGAACCAGACGACCGTCGCCGTCCCCAAGACACGAAGTCGGTCAAACACAAAAACAAGCAACCCGGGCGGTGGCGTGAGGCGACTGTCAGCCTCCAAAATGCAAGAGCTGACTGCAGCCCCCGAATCCCTCCCAGTGGCTGCCGTGCCAGAGCGCAGGCTAGCAGATCAACCGTTGAGCGCGGGCATCGCCGAGACCATCAGCCGGACCGCTGTGGCCGATCGTCACGAGTTTCCACGGGTGGACGGCTTGGATACTCGACAGGATGCGGGAAACGCACGACCAACCTTTCAGGCACGCCCGAATCTGGGTGGAAGGACGTTGTCTACGCCGCCAATGAGCAGACGAAAGTCGACGAGTCAACCTCCTGCGCAGTCGCCCTCCTCGAATCGGCGCAATTCTTTTCaaccgcctcctcggccggcCCCTCTTGATCTCGAAGGCAAGGGAAATCACGCTTCGGAAACGTCTAAACAGCCGGCACCTAGGAGGGGTGAGGCCGCGGAAGACAtccctccttcacctgtACCGCCATCGGTACCGCTGCCGCCAATGTCGGTCCCTACGCTTCTTCAGCTGGAATTGGCAGGTCAGCGGCCCAGTCCGTTGTACATTCACCACTCTTACACTACCGATATACCCTACGAATCTAGTGCGGTCAAGTTTGAGCGTCTCAAAAACGTCATGATGCTCCCATGGTTTCTGGAAAGAACCATCATCTTTGGGGCGCTGGCTTGCTTGGATGCTTGGCTTTGGACATTTACAATTCTGCCAATGCGATTTTGTCTTTCACTTTCTATCTTGGTTCAGTGGTGGTGCCATGTCCTACAGAAAGAAGCAAGGTGGCTGGTCGGTTTTGTCTGGTACGGGCTTGGACGCATGTGGGAGAGAGGACGGCGCGGCAGGTCTACGTCCAAGACCAACCACCATGATTTGGGCCAAATGGATGAGTCTAGGAGCCGTAGCAGGGCACGCGATGTAGGGGATGGCGTCGGGGGCCAGTCCTCTGGGgtctctgctgctgccggcgaGCCAACCTCTCGTCGCCGTGAGACCTCTCGGACACACAGCGGCGGTTCGGTTCCGTTGTCTAAGCGACCAAGCAACCGGCCGCCGAGGACCTTTCGACATCGACGAACCAAGTCAAGCCCATCGAATCTGACGTCGTACAACAAGGCCGATCTTTTGCAAGGTGCCATCATTATTTGCAGCTCCGTTGCCCTGATGAACCTAGACGCTAGCCGGATGTACCACTTCATCCGTGCACAGTCCGCCATCAAACTATACGCCATCTACAACCTGCTCGAAGTAGGAGACCGGCTCATGTCGGCTCTTGGTCAGGACGTTTTGGAGTGCTTGTTTAGTGCCGAGACGCTGTCTAGGAATAGCTCTGGCCGCTCCAAGGTTATGCTTCCGCTGGGTATGTTTCTAGGTGCCCTTGTGTACAACATTTTACACTCTGTCATCCTGTTCTACCAGGTCATTGCGCTAAATGTTGCTGTCAACTCGTACTCGAATGCGCTGATGACGCTGCTCTTGTCGAATCAGTTCGTGGAGATCAAGAGCTCCGTCTTTAAACGCTTCGAAAAGGAGAACACGTTTCAGCTAGCCTGCGCCGACATTGTGGAGCGTTTTCAGCTCTGGATCATGCTCGTCATTATCGCCATGCGCAACATTGTGGAAGTGGGAGGATTCTGGGTTCCGGGCGCGGGCGGCGACGATGGCGGCCCGATCAGCTTTCCGCTTCACACCTCATCGGTACTCCCGGCTAGCTTCACCATCATGCCGTCGTGGCTCTGGTCTGGCGAGGTTTTGTCTCCCTTTTTTGTCGTGATTGGCAGTGAAATGGTTGTGGACTGGGTCAAGCACGCTTTCGTGAATAAattcaacaacatcaaaccGACGTTTTACAGTCGAATTCTTGATATTCTCTGCAAGGATTACTACACTAAT GCCTTCGTAACCCCCTCACTAACTCGCCGCCTTGGCCTTCCTGTTATGCCCTTATCCTGCCTCTTTATTAGGGCATTTGTGCAGATCTACAACATGTTCCTAGCCACGCACCTGCCAACGCCTTTGCCGCCATCAACACAGACGGCCTTGTCGGTGGACTCGGCCGCCCCATCCCCAGCCATGGTGGCTGCCCTGGACAGGCTGGACAATCTCATCCGCAACGCCCTCGGCCGGGCGGTTTACGGTTCGCCCTACCCCGATCTCGTTTCCTCCCCAGACAATGCCACATCGGAACAGGTAGCCGCTGCGGCGCAGGCGGGAATGGGCACCAAGCTTTGGATGAGGTGGCAGTTCACCTCGGATGACATCATCGCCGGCTTGACCatggttgttgttttccTGCTCgtctttttgttgctgttgattATCAAGATGCTGCTGGGCatggtgctgctgtggtACTCGAGAGACCGGTACgccaagatgaagatgaaggagcATGCCATCGCCATTGGCAAACAAGAACGCGAGAGCTTTGACGCCAAGGGCAGACGGGTTGGCGGCTATGGAAACGTGGAAGTCGGGGATgacaggaggaggtggatctTTGCTGACGACCCAGAAGGGCTGCGCAAAGTGCAGGAGCGAGACAAGAGAAATCGGGAcaaggaagagagggaaaaggaaaaggatttCAGCGGCGTCGTGAGGTATGAGATGGTCGCTCGGAGGATATGGTAG
- a CDS encoding hypothetical protein (EggNog:ENOG503P014; antiSMASH:Cluster_10; COG:E) yields MPETNGTQLTEEEIKSFGPLAKALEERRAAGPKVTTAYPSGPPQGMQAYLGPSMFQPHRARQAIRDAHEKKIPPLIGFYAGLSSIPLMRYMAPFGFDVVWIDWEHTSCNVETMTSLVHDAIFMSQGKTIPFVRVPGHDHAAIGFALDAGASIVIPQLETVEEAKHVMSSSKFGTKNRGTRSAPPFRLIPTLTDQGYDGARDVWQNWNDQAAVMVQIESLAGINNLDAILTECPDIDVVWLGALDCRISMNLPANFGMGSEPEWLEAKEKFYATLKKHNKPLAGFCFAPGDALTEAAQVHSMILHGADVTKLLELQQELANAREAVKGVVKQ; encoded by the exons ATGCCTGAAACCAACGGCACACAActtaccgaggaggagatcaagagcTTTGGCCCGCTGGCCAAGGCGCTCGAAGAGCGCCGAGCTGCTGGTCCTAAGGTGACAACTGCTTACCCGTCCGGCCCTCCTCAAGGCATGCAAGCCTACCTCGGACCTTCCATGTTCCAACCACACCGGGCCCGTCAAGCCATACGAGATGCCCACGAGAAGAAGATCCCACCTCTTATCGGCTTCTACGCAGGCCTATCTTCGATTCCGCTCATGCGTTACATGGCTCCCTTTGGGTTTGATGTGGTGTGGATTGACTGGGAGCACACTTCCTGCAACGTCGAGACCATGACGTCTCTTGTCCACGACGCCATCTTCATGAGCCAGGGCAAAACCATCCCATTCGTTCGGGTTCCCGGCCACGACCACGCTGCCATTGGCTTTGCCCTCGATGCCGGCGCCAGCATTGTCATCCCTCAGTTGGAGACGGTTGAAGAGGCAAAGCATGTCATGAGCAGCTCCAAGTTCGGAACCAAGAACAGGGGCACAAGATCAGCGCCACCCTTTCGATTGATTCCTACCCTCACCGATCAGGGCTACGACGGTGCGAGAGATGTTTGGCAGAATTG GAACGACCAAGCGGCGGTCATGGTTCAAATTGAATCCCTTGCCGGCATCAACAACCTTGACGCCATCCTCACCGAGTGCCCCGATATTGATGTCGTGTGGCTCGGAGCGCTCGACTGCCGCATCAGTATGAATCTGCCTGCAAACTTTGGAATGGGCAGTGAGCCCGAATGGTTGGAGGCAAAGGAGAAATTCTACGCAACATTGAAGAAGCACAACAAGCCCCTCGCGGGCTTCTGCTTTGCACCTGGCGATGCCCTGACCGAAGCAGCTCAGGTGCATAGCATGATTCTTCACGGCGCAGATGTCACGAAGCTTCTTGAACTTCAGCAGGAGTTGGCGAACGCCAGGGAGGCTGTAAAGGGGGTTGTAAAGCAGTAG
- a CDS encoding hypothetical protein (antiSMASH:Cluster_10; EggNog:ENOG503P846), translating to MWSILHLVVISAAFRCISASTDTATKPAHPLLNITALSSRDGYSVLECWQLASLPVDAMQAANYVVGGQTTKAVWSRIEPHTYIGEAWAPHAQLSIILNGLIRITSPAPRPTDGLGKGLLNDSVMMSIGHGEGDMGVVGEDQEYKKPETKTAYILPGTLRSSMLIAADLKSISTLAGHYTEFPSDEPTLLVQIPFDGDVVPEHIVLYEGGCH from the exons ATGTGGTCCATTCTTCATCTGGTTGTTATATCAGCTGCTTTCCGGTGCATTAGTGCATCTACTGACACGGCCACCAAACCAGCCCATCCTCTTCTGAACATCACGGCATTGTCATCCCGTGACGGGTATTCGGTCCTGGAATGCTGGCAACTGGCCTCACTTCCAGTCGACGCAATGCAGGCGGCCAATTACGTTGTTGGTGGGCAAACGACAAAGGCAGTTTGGTCACGCATTGAACCTCATACTTACATTGGTGAGGCATGGGCACCACACGCACA ACTCTCCATAATACTGAACGGACTTATCAGAATCACATCGCCGGCTCCGAGACCGACTGATGGACTTGGAAAAGGTCTGCTGAACGATTCCGTCATGATGTCAATTGGCCACGGCGAAGGCGACATGGGAGTAGTGGGAGAAGACCAGGAATACAAAAAACCAGAAACCAAAACCGCCTACATCCTCCCAGGAACTCTCAGGTCGTCTATGCTCATCGCAGCAGATTTGAAGAGCATCAGTACCCTAGCGGGCCATTATACAGAATTCCCGAGCGATGAGCCTACTCTGCTAGTGCAGATCCCTTTTGATGGGGATGTAGTACCCGAGCACATCGTCTTGTATGAGGGCGGTTGTCACTAG
- a CDS encoding hypothetical protein (antiSMASH:Cluster_10; EggNog:ENOG503PR3N) has translation MSDIIESLKDVVDPSRREQATTETYDPHTRGPYPDHKPATDNNPGSLAAPEASQPALEKADPARKEQADLSETGAKEKETK, from the exons ATGTCCGACATCATCGAGTCCCTTAAAGACGTCGTCGATCCTTCTCGGCGTGAACAGGCAACCACCGAGACATATGATCCTCACACCCGCGGGCCATATCCTGACCACAAGCCCGCAACCGACAACAATCCGGGGTCTCTTGCGGCACCTGAAGCATCCCAGCCTGCCTTGGAGAAAGCAGACCCAGCGCGGAAGGAACAGGCTGATTTGAGTGAGACGGGCGCtaaagagaaagagacaaAG TAA
- a CDS encoding hypothetical protein (antiSMASH:Cluster_10): MGQTALNAEPLATPLQMLGNVQFDPSSPPKVKCPFCRQVTTVEREEVRKGTELWRNLCCILSAPFCFCSYVYCWDYVDFFCADCHSKVACQESERTGSGLVVYGPGGQTQMYHWSTTA, encoded by the exons ATGGGTCAAACAGCACTAAATGCTGAGCCGTTGGCCACCCCCCTCCAGATGTTGGGAAATGTGCAATTTGATCCCTCAAGCCCCCCAAAGGTTAAATGTCCATTCTGCCGCCAGGTCACCACGGTTGAACGGGAGGAAGTCCGTAAAGGCACCGA GCTATGGAGGAACCTATGCTGTATATTGTCAGCTCCTTTCTGCTTCTGCAGTTATGTGTACTGCTGGGACTATGTTGACTTCTTCTGTGCTGACTGCCATTCCAAGGTGGCGTGCCAGGAGTCTGAGAGAACGGGATCCGGCCTAGTGGTCTACGGACCTGGAGGTCAGACTCAGATGTATCACTGGAGCACCACAGCTTAG
- a CDS encoding hypothetical protein (antiSMASH:Cluster_10): MEPSNLEPPSYTSAVTNNSCQLQVGAGGLPPPPYAATLPTPFSPTAEREDIIQTIPLHLLHEYDHGPYIRWIDCPFCLKGTPVRRAVTRGFHNGVLKMWLGWSIITGGIGMFYRPTHNDTVDYFCGDCQNKVATSHPDKGPMETFGPGGHSRTFDR, encoded by the exons ATGGAGCCTAGTAATCTCGAACCTCCATCATATACCTCTGCAGTCACCAATAATTCTTGCCAGCTTCAAGTCGGTGCTGGCGGATTGCCGCCACCTCCTTATGCTGCAACGTTGCCAACCCCTTTCTCTCCGACAGCAGAACGAGAGGATATCATCCAAACGATACCTCTTCACCTTTTACACGAATATGACCACGGCCCATATATCCGGTGGATCGACTGCCCATTCTGCTTAAAAGGCACTCCTGTAAGAAGGGCCGTAACCAGGGGTTTTCA CAACGGTGTATTGAAGATGTGGCTGGGCTGGTCCATCATCACAGGAGGCATCGGGATGTTTTACCGACCAACCCATAACGACACGGTCGATTACTTTTGCGGTGACTGCCAAAACAAGGTGGCAACGAGCCATCCAGACAAGGGCCCGATGGAGACGTTTGGACCAGGGGGTCATAGTCGAACATTTGATAGGTAG
- a CDS encoding hypothetical protein (COG:S; EggNog:ENOG503PUE0) has product MALSPDIVEFMASASANLASRHIILDSSQPRDIFHFGGTSSQLADSRLSLAIQGKKTATTSWPVPNPLRWGVGDYSVILDGNGKPGALMQTIELKVCKFRDVADDFALAEAEGSVDEYKQGHREFYTEQRLRDGKPPEEFGDESEVLCERFVIVFVREDLRPHAL; this is encoded by the coding sequence ATGGCCCTCTCACCTGATATTGTTGAATTCATGGCTTCGGCGTCTGCTAATCTCGCCAGTCGTCACATCATTCTTGATTCCTCTCAGCCCAGGGACATCTTTCACTTTGGGGGCACATCTTCTCAGCTTGCCGATAGCCGTCTGTCCCTGGCCATTCAAGGCAAGAAaacagccaccacctcctggcCTGTTCCCAACCCTCTGCGCTGGGGTGTGGGCGATTACTCCGTCATTCTGGATGGGAACGGCAAACCTGGAGCGCTGATGCAGACCATCGAACTAAAAGTCTGCAAATTCCGAGATGTCGCCGATGACTTTGCGctggccgaggccgagggttCAGTCGATGAATATAAGCAAGGGCACCGCGAGTTCTATACTGAACAGCGTCTACGGGATGGGAAGCCGCCTGAGGAGTTTGGGGACGAAAGCGAGGTTCTCTGTGAAAGATTTGTGATTGTTTTTGTGAGAGAAGATCTGAGACCGCACGCACTGTAG
- a CDS encoding hypothetical protein (COG:E; EggNog:ENOG50KOG1238): protein MALPAVSVLSRTMASLSLPSESEPPSRTRLGLEHLPNELLIPIAQILVPAPPQTTRFALRPTGTWEFRDAEHQWAHWLASHRNLLALAQTSRRMVAIAKPLLYHTIIIPNPKSLVVLYHRLYTRPEIRPWVRELSCLVSLAEENTILGTYREWANIRGDTWAIPPVSHDTSIASELLKRVLLHSVNLRDFLVAFPDHALTATSLTEPQQDEPDPPQSHHDQYQQTQDQQQQPQQPRPGAFVLPVSIPARRVLHRYIHPVGGQVAWRWFDISFFFPLDRLRNLTSLRIYCNREDGARDRSLSRILADYAVTILPQLRQLKTLELCCDQATVTSSVDSKTLSLPALPQLETIRFYGSSIREPNLVAFCLACTNLQTLVVHFEASSTDEDREDLPEGKTLSEALRERAATLRALELVAFSEGHYLTRGRERPRKPENHRLMCIPDLIHLESLTLDYRGVFGTLGILEEDDGERLCQLLPESLQDFTLVCEWGTENDWKQSYMANLDMVLHGVQCLCQSRTRSPNLATISLAIHSWPAEGKFHRRFRREVEAVRRRCAWAGIQFRTFDLLPSYRDEDEPEFQDDDEEAGPAGQDEGHSDEWESGEETGPGPSRAAAPATGGGSLLIPPDDYDYPELEEEDEASEYYNSGDEEPDPERAARRPPTFEAFVEELGEDHGHSLDELFFAYHEDRWDQYLF from the exons ATGGCGTTGCCGGCTGTGTCCGTCCTGTCTAGAACCATGGCGTCGTTATCATTGCCATCAGAATCAGAACCGCCAAGTCGGACCAGATTGGGGCTGGAGCATCTTCCCAACGAGCTCTTGATCCCCATCGCACAGATCCTCGTCCCAGCCCCTCCCCAGACGACCCGATTCGCCCTCCGTCCCACTGGCACTTGGGAATTCCGCGATGCCGAACATCAGTGGGCACACTGGCTGGCTAGCCACCGCAACCTGCTGGCTCTCGCCCAGACATCTCGACGCATGGTTGCCATCGCCAAGCCCTTGCTGtaccacaccatcatcatccctaACCCCAAATCCCTGGTCGTCCTATATCACCGTCTATACACTCGACCTGAAATTCGACCTTGGGTTCGAGAGCTTAGCTGCCTTGTCAGCCTGGCTGAGGAGAACACCATTCTAGGAACATATAGAGAGTGGGCCAACATTCGCGGTG ACACCTGGGCTATACCACCAGTCAGCCATGACACTTCTATCGCTTCTGAACTGCTCAAGCGCGTTCTTCTTCACTCGGTCAACTTGCGCGACTTTCTTGTCGCATTCCCCGATCATGCCTTGACCGCAACCAGCTTGACCGAGCCGCAACAAGACGAACCTGACCCACCACAGTCACATCATGATCAGTATCAACAAACCCAagaccagcagcagcagccgcagcaaCCACGGCCGGGTGCTTTTGTTCTACCTGTTTCCATCCCTGCACGGAGGGTTCTCCATCGGTATATTCATCCAGTCGGAGGTCAGGTCGCGTGGAGATGGTTTGAcatttccttcttctttccactGGATCGGCTGAGGAACTTGACTTCGCTGCGCATCTACTGTAACCGCGAAGACGGAGCCAGAGACCGATCCTTGTCCCGCATACTTGCTGACTATGCCGTTACGATCTTACCCCAGCTGAGACAGCTCAAGACATTAGAACTCTGCTGCGATCAAGCGACAGTAACGTCATCCGTGGACAGCAAGACTCTTTCTTTGCCAGCCCTGCCTCAGCTCGAGACTATTCGGTTTTACGGCAGCTCCATACGGGAGCCAAACCTGGTGGCCTTTTGCCTTGCCTGCACCAATCTCCAGACGCTGGTTGTGCATTTTGAGGCTAGCTCGACAGATGAGGACCGGGAGGACTTGCCAGAAGGGAAAACGCTCAGCGAAGCCCTCAGAGAGAGGGCAGCCACCCTCAGGGCACTGGAACTGGTCGCATTCTCCGAGGGCCACTATCTTACTCGGGGCAGGGAGAGGCCGAGGAAACCCGAGAACCACCGGCTGATGTGCATCCCCGACCTGATCCACCTCGAGAGCCTCACGTTGGACTACCGCGGGGTATTTGGAACTCTGGGCattttggaggaggacgatgggGAGCGGCTGTGTCAGCTCCTGCCCGAGTCGTTACAGGATTTCACACTGGTGTGTGAGTGGGGCACGGAAAATGACTGGAAACAAAGTTATATGGCCAACCTGGACATGGTGCTGCACGGTGTGCAGTGCCTCTGCCAATCAAGAACCCGATCGCCCAACTTGGCAACCATCAGTTTGGCCATTCACTCTTGGCCAGCCGAGGGCAAGTTTCACCGCAGGTTCCgcagggaggtggaggctgTTAGACGACGGTGTGCCTGGGCTGGCATTCAGTTTCGAACATTTGATTTGCTGCCTTCCTATCGAGACGAGGACGAGCCCGAATTtcaggatgatgatgaggaagccGGGCCGGCAGGGCAAGATGAAGGTCACAGTGACGAGTGGGAATCAGGAGAGGAAACAGGCCCAGGGCCATCGAGGGCAGCTGCACCAGCAACCGGAGGAGGGAGCTTACTCATCCCTCCAGATGACTACGATTATCCAGAActcgaagaagaggatgaggcgTCCGAATACTACAATTCGGGTGATGAGGAGCCAGATCCGGAGAGGGCGGCAAGGCGACCACCCACGTTTGAGGCATTcgtggaggagttgggcgAAGACCACGGGCACAGCTTGGACGAGCTATTCTTTGCTTACCATGAGGACCGATGGGACCAGTATCTGTTCTGA